CATGAAGATGATTGGGAAGAAGTAGCAGGCGATGCTGAACGCCGCCACGCCGTCCTCGCCCAGATAGCGGATGAAAACGTAGTTCCCGGCGAACATCATCATGGCGATGGCCCCCTCGCAGAGGAAGGTCGAAAGCCCCAGCCGGCACATGTAGCCCACATTGCGGAGGGTCAGGCGCATGCTCTTGCGGCTCGTCTTCACACGGCACAGGCGCACGACGTTGCGGCGGCGTCCCAAGTAGCCGAGGATCATCCCCGCACCCACGATATAACCGAGGCTCGTGGCCAGCGCCGCGCCCGTCATGCCCCAGCCGAGGATGAAGATGAAAACGTAGTCCAGCACGATGTTGATGACCGCCGGAACGGCGTTGCAAAGCATCGCGTAGTTGGGCGACCCGTCGAGCCGGATGAAGAACATGCCCGAGCTTAACAGCGCGCTGAAGGGCAGGAACGGCGCGAACCAGTGCATGTACTCCACGGCCAGCGGAAGGAGCCGTTCGGAGCTGCCCAGCAGCAGGGCCACCTCACGGGCGCAGGAAGTGATCAGGAAGCTGTACGCCGCCAGAAGGAGCGACGACACCGCAACGGCCTGCGTGACGTTGATGCGCGCCGCCTTGACCTTCCCCTGCGCAAGGTGGATCGACGCCACGACCGACGCCCCGACGCCGAACATCAGTCCGACGCCCGTGCTGATGAGGAACAGCGGCGCGGTGATGTTGACGGCGGCCAGCGCGTCGCTGCCGATGCCGCGTCCCACGAAAATCCCGTCGGTGATCACGAAAACAGCCGAGAAAACCATTCCCAGAACGGTGGGGATCAGCAGTTTCCGAAAAAGCTTCGGAATCTCCATGCTGCCGAAATCAATACTGTCTTTCATCGCATTCGTTTTTTCGAGTGCAAAGATACTCGCTTCCGGCCGGGCGAAAGTTAACATTTGGTAAAAAAAGCCCCTCCCGACGGGAGGGGCCTCGCAAGCCGGAATCAGAGCGTACCCTGCTTGAGCTGCTCGACGAAACGGT
This Alistipes shahii WAL 8301 DNA region includes the following protein-coding sequences:
- a CDS encoding MATE family efflux transporter, with the translated sequence MKDSIDFGSMEIPKLFRKLLIPTVLGMVFSAVFVITDGIFVGRGIGSDALAAVNITAPLFLISTGVGLMFGVGASVVASIHLAQGKVKAARINVTQAVAVSSLLLAAYSFLITSCAREVALLLGSSERLLPLAVEYMHWFAPFLPFSALLSSGMFFIRLDGSPNYAMLCNAVPAVINIVLDYVFIFILGWGMTGAALATSLGYIVGAGMILGYLGRRRNVVRLCRVKTSRKSMRLTLRNVGYMCRLGLSTFLCEGAIAMMMFAGNYVFIRYLGEDGVAAFSIACYFFPIIFMVYNAIGQSAQPILSYNFGAGNGARVRKAFRLALLTAVAAGLGFFGLTALFSRWIVAMFIDSSCPACAIAVRGLPLFASGFVFFAVNIVSIGYFQSVERPRPAMAVTVLRGFVFMAACFFGLPLLLGVEGIWLAVPLAEALTFAVVAAIYGRTRLKSAF